One segment of Mycolicibacterium sp. YH-1 DNA contains the following:
- a CDS encoding alpha/beta hydrolase domain-containing protein, giving the protein MANDAVRDQVTDPAIERVPGTPNLLLGAYDVSTLGYAAQEHFLSGTATSYVPQPSTADYVTRIVVMTPTDPERFSGAVVVEWLNVSGGIDAPAVWFMAHREIVRAGHAYVAVSAQRVGIEGGASMGMDMSLKTLDAARYGALTHPGDAYAYDIYSQVGRLVRDRADELLGGLQPETVLAIGESQSALFLTTYVNVVDPLAQVYDGFLVHSRFGPAAPLDGSSIFDDDSADPQPVPFSDDLRVPVMTVITETDLVGGVRAGYHLARQPDGDRLRAWEVAGTAHADNYTIKVGFIDSGAAPLDDLVAGYAPTTTLMGQELPHCINFAPQHHYVLQAALAHLVAWVRTGELPPTAERMDLTDAEPPQLVLDANGLATGGVRTPWVDVPIARTSGIGSAEPLMAMLFGSGEVFDADTVARLYPGGAAEYIDRFTQSLDAAIEAGFLLAADRQEILDLAAATYP; this is encoded by the coding sequence CAAGTGACCGACCCGGCGATCGAGCGCGTGCCGGGCACGCCGAACCTTCTGCTCGGCGCCTACGACGTGTCAACTTTGGGTTACGCGGCGCAGGAGCACTTCCTCTCCGGAACCGCGACCAGTTACGTGCCGCAGCCGTCCACCGCGGACTACGTGACACGCATCGTGGTCATGACCCCGACGGACCCGGAGCGGTTCAGCGGCGCGGTCGTCGTCGAGTGGCTCAACGTCAGCGGCGGAATCGACGCTCCCGCAGTGTGGTTCATGGCGCACCGCGAGATCGTCCGCGCGGGCCACGCCTACGTCGCGGTCTCGGCGCAGCGCGTCGGGATCGAGGGCGGCGCCAGCATGGGCATGGACATGTCGCTGAAGACCCTGGACGCGGCCCGCTACGGCGCGCTGACACATCCCGGCGACGCGTACGCCTACGACATCTACTCCCAGGTCGGCCGACTGGTCCGGGACCGCGCTGACGAACTCCTGGGTGGTCTCCAGCCGGAAACTGTTCTGGCCATTGGCGAATCGCAGTCGGCGCTGTTCCTGACGACCTATGTCAACGTCGTCGATCCGCTCGCGCAGGTGTACGACGGGTTCCTGGTGCACTCGCGGTTCGGTCCCGCCGCGCCGCTGGACGGCTCGTCGATCTTCGACGACGACTCCGCCGATCCGCAACCCGTGCCGTTCAGCGATGACCTGCGGGTGCCGGTCATGACGGTCATCACCGAGACCGACCTCGTCGGCGGCGTCCGGGCGGGTTATCACCTGGCCAGGCAGCCCGACGGGGATCGGCTGCGCGCCTGGGAGGTCGCGGGCACCGCGCACGCCGACAACTACACGATCAAGGTGGGGTTCATCGACTCCGGCGCGGCGCCGCTGGATGACCTCGTCGCCGGCTACGCGCCGACCACGACCCTGATGGGCCAGGAGTTGCCACACTGCATCAACTTCGCGCCGCAGCACCACTACGTGCTGCAGGCCGCGCTCGCTCATCTGGTCGCGTGGGTGCGCACGGGCGAGCTTCCGCCGACCGCTGAGCGGATGGACCTGACCGACGCCGAGCCGCCACAGCTGGTGCTCGACGCGAACGGGCTCGCGACGGGTGGGGTGCGCACGCCGTGGGTCGACGTGCCGATCGCCCGGACCTCGGGCATCGGCAGCGCTGAGCCGCTGATGGCGATGCTCTTCGGGTCCGGTGAGGTCTTCGACGCCGACACCGTGGCGCGGCTCTACCCGGGTGGTGCGGCCGAGTACATCGACCGGTTCACCCAGTCATTGGATGCGGCGATCGAGGCAGGCTTCCTGCTGGCCGCGGATCGTCAGGAGATTCTGGACCTCGCCGCTGCGACGTACCCGTAG